The following is a genomic window from Episyrphus balteatus chromosome 1, idEpiBalt1.1, whole genome shotgun sequence.
TTCACAatattgttccttttttttaacataatgaCACACGttaccaatattttttttttttttcaatttaaaatttttaataaataaaaaaaccagaTACCTTGTTATGTCAAAGCTTatcaatatttattaatttttttaatccaagggttattttcttaaatgcaaAGTTGCTCTGTGCGCGCTTAATTTCACCCAAAAACgcgtttcaaaatttttttcaaaaaaataaaaaaaaaatacaaaatattaagcAAACAATTCAATTAATTATTCCTTCGATAATCtcgcaattctttttttttttttgaaaataaaaacacaaacccATTCCAGACGATATACCAATCCAGGGCGATGATCCACATCTTTTGCAGTCGCAAACACAAAATCAGCCGCCAGCTTTGACGAGCATAACCGAAGAAGGTGGCAGCGATCTACAGCAGCCTAGTCGAAATTCCATCATACGAACCAGCAAAGAAGGCATCAAGGCTCAAGCTCATAAAGCTTTAATTGCAGGCTTCAAAAAATCTAAAGACAAAGATAAGGACAAGGATAAAGACAAAGAAAAAGAGAAGGATAAGGACAAAGATAAAGACAAGGATAAGGATAAAGACAAAGAGAGTAAATCGGTTCTCCATAGAAATGGCACCATCACTGCCGAACCCAAAGAAGTACCTAAGCCCCCGATTCGTAAAGATAAACACGCAAATCGTAGTTCAGTTATTCAAGTTTCTTCTCAAGACTCATCGGTTGTCGATTCGTTTGATAGAAGTCCTGGTCCCAATATCAAAACTGGCAAACACTTTGATTCCAGTAGTAGTCTCAGCAATATCACAGCTTCATCAGCCACTACCTCCACCGCTGAAATGGTTCCAATGCAAACTATGCTTACCAATGGCAATTTCAATGACAGTGATCTAACCAACGATTCCATTGATACAACATGTGATGCAAGTGATTCGTTACACTCGGGAAATAGTATAGATTTGTCGAAACAAAGACCAACTTTGCCAGTTATCAGTGCCATTGGTGATCAGGTGCAAAATAGTCAACTGTAAGCGTGCGCTCTAAATGTAGTTAAAAAGACATGATGCTGTTGTCGTTGTCTCGTCAGGTTGTCGCATAATAGTtgctgaattaaaaaaatgaaacaaacttCTTCCACGGTAtaggcttttaaaaaaaataaaataaaaagcccACTTATTTAATTCTGTATATTTGGTAAGTTGTTtagatatttatatttattatatgatattttttttccttatttaaatttttttgtcgtTTAAAGATGGTAAAGGAGtgcgatttgtttttttatttgccccATTCATTGTGTTGTTTAGTTTAAAACAAATGTATACTATATGAGTAGTGCCAAGGTAATTTGTaagtttgaattttaataattgGTCTGCATACTAAAATGAtggcaatataatttttaagattaaGATAAACTAAACAATGCTTTATTAGggtcttatatttttttaaaaggcttGTTAGATCACTTTTTTCATTCACTTACATACAAATCATTCAGTTAAAtcgtattttgtagtttttttttcaatatgtcTCGATTTGATTCAAGatcttgaaaaatatttcctcGCATAGCTGTGTTTCATGTATAAGATATCACAGTAGGTAATAAGCTACCTGAAACTGTGAATTTTCCCCGTCCCCCTTGTGATGGTAGATAGGCAGTATGTTGTCTGAGTCTGAAACCATTCAATctgaaattttcattttctaccaaagatcaataaattatttctgaTCTAGCAAAAAATGTCTGTtcgaaataaaacaacaaatttttgaattttttctcgtAGCTTttaataatgtcgttttcgattggaaacactcaaggattcacttattctgaaatccaataaaacagtttaatctcttccactcaattcatttttttttgtgtttgtgtatttttctttgaaatttcaaatgtcaaatattcatattaatttatttttttttcaaaaaaaatctttaaaattgttcaaaaatgttaatgctgAAGAAATTAATGGTGAAGTTGgcttccaaaatattttaagtaaatttgaaaattaattaaaaaatttatttcggaaaacaataatttatttcaaaaaataaaaaaaaaaacattgattgagTGATTAATTTGACTTTCAAATATTCATGTGTTAGTGCTTTTTGAGTGAATtccgattttaaatcgagaagagaatttctcttctgagaagcgttttgGCTGTCATATTCGtgtgaataaaacactttcaaaaggcttctgaatgattccggacgcttccggagagccaatcgaaaacgacataagattgCACTTACTGCGTAATTAAAaacagttaattttcaaaaaatcacgaaaaatgtattaattttaactcaattaaaaaatattcatttgtttttgacCAACGCAGTCAACGCATTTGCAAAGATAATTGTaataatttaattcaatattttcaaaagctGTTTTACAATACTTTAAAGAAACACATTTAGAACCTTAAGtgaaaaaaacctatttttggACTTGTGTTTATGCCAACCAccacggatttttttttaactagtaTTCAAAGTTGAAAGCTTAGTACAATTTGTTGTAGGTTGAGTTTCTTTTTAACTAACTTTACAAACAAATGCTATTGATTCTTTGCTTATGGTAAAAATGATATAAATTAAATCGTGGGGCGGCGCAGTGGCATTTGTAGTACATAAAAGGTACAACAACAAAGTATTAAAAGAATAATAgcaatttttatagaaaagcattctttttttaccaaaaagtataaaaactcaaccttgtttctattattttttccaccactgtaatacaaattttaaaatttcccattttaaatgggaactttaaatttaatgaactgTGAATATTTTGGATCTAAAAGCCAGTTTATCAATAAGCTTGGAGTTATTAAATAGACCTTGGTTAATTTAAGAAGCACTTTTACAAAACACCTAACGAACTAATATCATTTAATAtaaacaaaggagaatgggaaaatttgtatagaacgtcgacgttacgcggccattaatgaatttgttattttatgatgTATTTAAGTCTTACATGtggagaagttttatcctttcttttttaaaacaacagttttgagagtttttttttgttattttgaatcgTTTGAAAACTCTTGAACTAAATCTGGATTAGTTtggcttaaaaatcttatattataagTTCTAGTAATCGGATATTTAAGATTAATGTCTTaaggctcagggaaaatgacagagcatcatattttatatttaaaataaatatgtatataattcaATTTGGCCTGCATACATAGGCATACAGTGAACGTTGCATTGCAATATCTCAAATTCTTAATGCAATAGCGCCAAACCTCCATAGCAAAAGTTTTTCCTAGGTTATAGATCtatcatttgataccaatttcattaatggccgtCGAACGAATTCCCACTCTCCTTCGCTCTGTTGGCTTAGAGTTAAATTTAACGCGGTTAACTATAAACACGCATTGAAAAAGTGAGCCTAAGGTGATGTTAAATTACACTACACACATCAGTAATTTACTTACTTAAATTCACGTGAGAAAATTCTAGAAacacttttagaaaaaatatggaactgttaacacatttttaaaaaacttacagAAATTCTACAATTTTCGCAGTCAAATCGATTAGTtgaaatttcttgtttttaaagTTCGAAAGTATTTGtcgaatttaattttgtaatttttggctATAGTGTAAACATTCCTATTAGGCACTTCTGTAAGATTTACGTCAACCGTTAGAAAAACTTACTTGTAGGATAACTTTTCTTTTTACATTTAACACATGtcatttttaatcattttaccCAACCATGTTTGCTGATTGCCTCTGATTCCCCAAATGTTCCTAAATCGaa
Proteins encoded in this region:
- the LOC129918766 gene encoding pre-mRNA-processing factor 39-like, with translation MDDIPIQGDDPHLLQSQTQNQPPALTSITEEGGSDLQQPSRNSIIRTSKEGIKAQAHKALIAGFKKSKDKDKDKDKDKEKEKDKDKDKDKDKDKDKESKSVLHRNGTITAEPKEVPKPPIRKDKHANRSSVIQVSSQDSSVVDSFDRSPGPNIKTGKHFDSSSSLSNITASSATTSTAEMVPMQTMLTNGNFNDSDLTNDSIDTTCDASDSLHSGNSIDLSKQRPTLPVISAIGDQVQNSQL